GGCATCAAGAAGGCGTTGAACAAGCGATGAAACGAGCCTCCATCAAAGTCGGTTTGGTCGGTTTCGGCACGGTGGGCCGCGGGGTTTACGAGATCCTCCAGCGGCACCGCGCCCTCCTGGCCCAGCGCATCGGCGCGCCGGTCGAGATCAAGAAGATCGCCGTGCGCGACAAGTCGAAGCGGCGGGGCGTCAAGGCCCCCGCGGGTCTGTTCACCGAGGATTACCGCGAGATCCTGCGCGACCCGGAGATCCAGGTTGTCGTCGAGGTGATGGGCGGCACCCAGGAGGCCAAGACTCTGGCCTTGGCGGCTATCAAGGCCGGCAAGCACCTGGTCACCGCCAACAAGGCCCTGTTGGCCCTACACGGCCGCGAAGTCTTCGGCGCGGCCAAGGCGGCCCAGGTCGACATCTGCTTCGAGGCCGCGGTCGGCGGGGGGATCCCCATCCTGCGGGCGCTGCGCGAGGGCTTCGTGGCCAATCGGATCCTCTCGCTCTTCGGCATCGTCAACGGCACCTGCAATTTCATCTTGAGCGAGATGTCCGAGAAGGGTGCGGATTTTCAGGCCACCCTGAAGCGGGCCCAAGAGCTGGGCTACGCCGAGGCCGACCCGGGCTTCGACATCGACGGCTGGGACGCGGCCCACAAGCTGGCCATCCTCGTCTCGATCGCTTACGGCGTGCACGTCCCGGTCGACAAACTCTTCGTCGAGGGGATCCGCCGGCTGTCGGCCTTCGACCTCGAGTGCGCCAAGCGCTTTGGATTTGAGATCAAGCTGCTCGCCATCGCCAAGTCCCAAGGCGCCAAGATCCAGGCGCGGGTCCACCCGACGATGATCCCGGCGGGCTCCATGCTGGCGGCGGTGCGCGGGGTGCATAACGCGATCTTGGTCGAGGGCGATTTCGTCGGCGAGGGGATGCTTTACGGCGCCGGCGCGGGCAGCGGCCCCACGGCCTCCGCGGTGGTGGGCGACATCGTCGAGGTGGCGCGCAACCTCATCGCCGGCGTCGCCTACACGGTGCCGCCGCTGGGGCTCTACGCCGACAAGGTCCGCGATGCGGCGATCGAGCCCATTGGTTCGTTGAAGGGTCCGTACTACCTGCGTTTCCAGGCGCTGGACCGGCCGGGCGTCCTGGCGAAGATCACCTCGATCCTCGGCCGGCATCGCATCAGCATCTCCTCGGTCTACCAAAACCTGGCCGAGGAGGGGAGGGTGGTCCCGATCGTGGTCCT
This DNA window, taken from Deltaproteobacteria bacterium PRO3, encodes the following:
- a CDS encoding homoserine dehydrogenase gives rise to the protein MKRASIKVGLVGFGTVGRGVYEILQRHRALLAQRIGAPVEIKKIAVRDKSKRRGVKAPAGLFTEDYREILRDPEIQVVVEVMGGTQEAKTLALAAIKAGKHLVTANKALLALHGREVFGAAKAAQVDICFEAAVGGGIPILRALREGFVANRILSLFGIVNGTCNFILSEMSEKGADFQATLKRAQELGYAEADPGFDIDGWDAAHKLAILVSIAYGVHVPVDKLFVEGIRRLSAFDLECAKRFGFEIKLLAIAKSQGAKIQARVHPTMIPAGSMLAAVRGVHNAILVEGDFVGEGMLYGAGAGSGPTASAVVGDIVEVARNLIAGVAYTVPPLGLYADKVRDAAIEPIGSLKGPYYLRFQALDRPGVLAKITSILGRHRISISSVYQNLAEEGRVVPIVVL